GCCATGAAGCCGATCACGTGGGTGACGACCTGGCGGCGGGTGATCATCAACAGCATTCCCAGCAGTACAACCGCCAGACTCACCGCCATGGCGTTGCGGGTCGCCAGCGTGGAGAGGTGCTCGATCGGTTCCACGACGTAATAACTGAACATTACCAGCGCGGCCGCGGCCATCATGACGTAGCCGTACAGGTAGAGCGGCTCGGCGTCGCGGTGCATGTCCAGCCGGACGATCAGCCGGTGGAGCATCGCCGGTATCAGGATGACTTTCAGCGCCATGATGATGAGGGCGGAAATGTAGAGGTGCGGATAGGGCAGGGTGTAGGCGGCGAGCGCGGTGGTCGCGGCCAGCAGGGCGCCCTGGGCCGCGAACAGATGGATCATGCCGGACAGGCGTTTCTGGCCCAGCATCAGGAACGACGTGAAGACTACCAGGGCGGCGATGAACAGGATCGCCTGTTCGTAGACCGAGTAAGCCGGAACGGGCATGATGCCTAGACCTCCAGGATGATGTGGCTCAGCATGCCGAGCAGGCTGAGCAGGTAAGCGAACCCCAGGAACTCCTGGACCCGGAACAGCCGCATCTTCGCGACCGAGGTTTCCGCCAGCGCGAGGGCGACCGCCAGTGCGCCGAGCTTGGCCGCGATGGCCGCGGCCCCGATGCCCAACGCCTCGGGCGTGAATTCACGGGCCAGTCCCCAGGGCAGGAAGATGTTGGCGATGAGTACGCCGTACAGCATCAGCCGGATCTGGCCGGCCCATTCGATCAGCGCCAGATGGCGGCCGCTGTATTCGAGGA
This portion of the Methylococcus mesophilus genome encodes:
- a CDS encoding formate hydrogenlyase; amino-acid sequence: MPVPAYSVYEQAILFIAALVVFTSFLMLGQKRLSGMIHLFAAQGALLAATTALAAYTLPYPHLYISALIIMALKVILIPAMLHRLIVRLDMHRDAEPLYLYGYVMMAAAALVMFSYYVVEPIEHLSTLATRNAMAVSLAVVLLGMLLMITRRQVVTHVIGFMAIENGLFFAAVASTQGMPMVVELGIAFDVLVAAVIFGVFFFHIRSSIDSLDVDRLNRLSEVEP